One part of the Drosophila santomea strain STO CAGO 1482 unplaced genomic scaffold, Prin_Dsan_1.1 Segkk79_quiver_pilon_misjoin1_scaf, whole genome shotgun sequence genome encodes these proteins:
- the LOC120457793 gene encoding syntaxin-6 isoform X1: MSLEDPFFVVKDEVFKALNKTRGLYLRWRELGENGGTEAEWTTTELRNSLRSIEWDLEDLEDTISIVEKNPSKFRIDNRELSSRRHFIDNTRDEVKQMKDKMSLNRSRDRDITAHQPLLDNDRQSPNHNHSIAIPNSNSNSNEYHQHPHNDRTYLVECPNGNSLINSGSQVANTIAGTMSAAAAAASRHSGTKYSKLENALDSPSHYGQTHHGGMDSPSHRYVGETVSIQQRMIQGQDEQLDMISDSIGTLKTVSRQIGVELDEQAVMLDDFGNEFDTTESKLDTTMKKVAKVLHMNNDKRQWAAILILSGLLLFVLILFIIL; encoded by the exons ATGTCGCTGGAGGATCCCTTTTTCGTGGTCAAGGA CGAGGTATTCAAAGCTCTGAACAAAACCCGCGGCCTCTATCTGCGTTGGCGGGAGCTGGGCGAGAACGGCGGAACGGAGGCTGAATGGACCACCACCGAGCTGCGTAACTCGCTCCGGAGCATCGAGTGGGATCTCGAGGACCTCGAGGACACTATCA GCATCGTTGAGAAGAATCCAAGCAAGTTTCGGATCGACAACCGCGAACTCTCCAGCCGGCGTCACTTCATCGACAACACTCGCGATGAGGTCAAGCAGATGAAGGATAAGATGAGCCTGAACCGGAGTCGGGACAGAGACATCACCGCACACCAGCCGCTGCTCGACAACGATCGCCAAAGTCCCAATCACAATCATTCCATTGCCATACCCAACTCGAATTCCAACTCCAACGAGTACCATCAGCATCCACACAACGATCGCACTTACCTCGTGGAGTGTCCCAACGGCAACTCGCTGATCAATAGCGGCAGTCAGGTGGCCAATACCATAGCTGGAACCATgtcggcggcagcggcagcagcttCCCGCCACAGTGGCACCAAGTACTCCAAGCTGGAGAACGCCCTGGACAGTCCAAGTCACTACGGGCAGACGCATCACGGCGGCATGGACAGCCCGAGTCATAGGTACGTGGGCGAAACGGTGTCCATACAGCAGCGCATGATCCAGGGTCAGGATGAGCAGCTGGACATGATCAGTGATTCGATTGGAACCCTGAAGACGGTCTCGCGGCAGATTGGCGTAGAGCTCGATGAGCAGGCCGTGATGCTAGATGACTTCGGGAACGAGTTCGACACCACGGAGTCCAAGTTGGACACGACCATGAAGAAAGTTGCCAAAGTCTTGCACATGAATAATG ATAAACGACAGTGGGCCGCCATTCTCATCCTATCCGGACTGTTATTGTTTGTGctaatattgtttattattttgtaa
- the LOC120457812 gene encoding LOW QUALITY PROTEIN: phospholipid scramblase 1 (The sequence of the model RefSeq protein was modified relative to this genomic sequence to represent the inferred CDS: inserted 1 base in 1 codon) encodes MLQNDAVRTLQYDSEIRVAQQPSPSEPRVYDSHISITSQPRPEAPRXPLPVPIATVTGRTFIPLSGYDCLADLPSVHIEQTFELNDALTAVSSENRYVVRSPLGDAIFAASESSTEKNRLVWGAGRPFQMHLLDKTHQEALVFRKKLALGSLCCQPKSLEIWIPPGNVLGRVVQSPTFMQPEFFIEDETTGQPVFCVEGPANSGFCCFCLPRECYFKIHSGGNMRASIDHKWLASKSQYTTNIYFSDVKLTAKERALILGTAFLLEYLYFQTRF; translated from the exons ATGTTGCAAAACGACGCGGTGCGGACTTTGCAATACGACAGTGAGATCCGAGTGGCTCAGCAGCCAAGTCCCTCAGAACCGAGAG TTTACGACTCCCATATCAGCATTACTTCACAACCCAGGCCCGAGGCTCCTC ATCCGCTGCCGGTGCCGATTGCCACGGTTACGGGCCGAACATTCATCCCACTTTCCGGATACGACTGCCTTGCAGACCTGCCGTCGGTACATATTGAACAGACCTTTGAGCTCAATGATG CTCTGACAGCTGTCTCTTCGGAGAACCGATATGTGGTGCGATCCCCACTGGGCGACGCCATCTTCGCGGCCAGCGAGAGCTCCACAGAAAAGAATCGCCTAGTTTGGGGAGCTGGACGGCCCTTTCAGATGCACCTTCTGGATAAAACGCACCAGGAAGCTCTGGTGTTCCGCAAAAAACTAGCCCTAGGATCGCTGTGCTGCCAGCCAAAAAGTCTGGAGATTTGGATACCACCTGGTAATGTGCTGGGTAGAGTGGTGCAGTCACCCACTTTCATGCAGCCAGAGTTCTTTATCGAAGATGAAACCACGGGACAACCAGTATTTTGTGTGGAGGGTCCTGCTAACTCGGGATTCTGCTGCTTCTGTCTGCCCAGAGAGTGTTACTTTAAG ATCCATTCAGGCGGCAATATGAGGGCTTCCATAGACCACAAATGGCTGGCCAGCAAGTCGCAGTACACTACGAATATTTACTTTAGTGATGTCAAGCTAACCGCCAAGGAGCGGGCTTTGATACTGGGGACAGCCTTCCTTCTG GAATATCTGTACTTTCAAACCCGATTTTGA
- the LOC120457813 gene encoding LOW QUALITY PROTEIN: uncharacterized protein LOC120457813 (The sequence of the model RefSeq protein was modified relative to this genomic sequence to represent the inferred CDS: inserted 3 bases in 2 codons; substituted 4 bases at 4 genomic stop codons), producing MARRKGSGRGKSTVNSRKSALESVREKPKDEPTANTSQDNKFDNNMENATTTTAKHYKTAGKQYKTNKVNNTRRATAAAAAAAATTTTSVTTAATPTKKRTYRETATATTVTQRSTNKANIAAAAAVALAAATEATATASATATATVATLTASKAAATAAAAAATDVASGNSSTCSKLSASSRDKLGEVPLPTGDSANHIISNNNNNNNTNNNNNNHHSDNSISENSYEFKSRDKASLSDSKMTLQHMAAVSSNQEPVAPNVANTMSNSSIIGSQQTTVNATPATDEAPLGDWSNISRYLHKKFKRLASTTEVESGNTTNGGGALQASGDAVRTTSLSSNSSLSPPPPTTPLSNGHHLMTQQQSHQQVQQQQQPLPPSVATHEFSANFVNSNHVNAIGHEESIISNSGYKAAGRTRTPLTNSNSNTNSTSINSNHAAHAALSPASFAQHQQLTQPTTASPGIPGGAAPNPACEKSGRYVCSYCNLICAKPSVLEKHIRAHTNERPYPCDTCGIAFKTKSNLYKHCRSRSHAARARGLEVPADADDGLSDQDAELSNSSSELPSRAGSPYDEPINSPTPSPSTLSAAKSAYIQQPPLPTYMQQLPLGSPAAGTLPPTTADNHHSATAQHRQSIDYKPYKPKFHNASLYSCSSKELQQQQQLQMQQQQQFAQQKLSIQLPLVQQPSLAHPTLSPSTQMKMKHHINSHQIQLQMQQQQSLLAQQSLLAAMPPGGVYYLGQPPYYNQDTAAAIHQHALAIQQFQIHLAQQQQQQQQQPHPPLVKPPPPMQQPPSLPPQQLVRANSQISSVATAPATPTPAANLSSFASSSGGKQVNVAKVQEHISKLISQNEAIVENKEILLQKKYPKQLSRSRSFNNANSNNASQHGSNPSALHANNSHNTNAQMPERETKANLAQAIFQKQQQQLQQQQQITQQQQLEQQNYYTYMQQQQECQQPQQQLEPPNGVLKRNSIXXRLXQLPPPPSPLPMQTMQYRQDPATPVAKIEXTTAVPVMPLNLSAKPQPTLVTVPVSSLSTNSLPPPATNPTSSSKTAPPPAQVNNSIIKNLLLNARGLAVPIGEGDDAVYSCPICASEFRSADDLKLHNSTYCQDASSSAPMSPASSPFRSNSISLSLPELKSHMANSKNPLSLAKLAWSQLKTKRSSLVLSRLSAAQTPARTSTVTAPTVTPSAPAPTVATVSAPSSAPAPQIEALRFVDAPLPSPGPLLGKTPLVDYAQQSAPRKAQDSVVITKMHEDRQFVIEAQPAKRIKTTDLAAASSSQQPTTFNFSFNNQNSSNXVPELQSSKEERLRRFTSSGGSMIPISECPDLDNSPKMIRTPLLSGGSFQDVSVKVNNETGSSSKERKLMALVSGSGLLGLSSGPQHFQFPPINSITAFNPLTLPPMSGGDKTTPVTPIPHVPGMPGPGSLTPQMPLLPPPPQQLQLPVPSSRVRSPNRKQPSPLLLGGGSGELKALSPFGGVQNVPSEFSRQPPTPAQRQALQWNSKETPKKTPFNFLRMADNVKTSEPEVRHFNLENVIAGKPQELPLTPLHVDTPNGNPAEEAGPVASSSASAKSKFLRPTSLPLKPGTFTPKRHHGITPTANTLPLISPETPRPSKSCVQLYLNGHAYTYLGLKCSTKMFYCTVNCPQPSYVAGMHKLSMYSVWQVCEENQPHPLGFKLKQVMALYDSRQRMLGNDSSTAMAGSGKLSYNLVASQQIVSSPSTSSTSSAFYQGPLKAPPTVTIAALSEANVAAKANEEAQAKKLETSPSGQPLVGGYESHEDYTYIRGRGRGRYVCSECGIRCKKPSMLKKHIRTHTDVRPFTCSHCNFSFKTKGNLTKHMQSKTHFKKCIELGINPGPMPPDSEFLDVDMDFDQQSSTSAGGRTSSMAGESDSDDYSDNESESSDTDESKSRLKEHEAARGLLSLSMTPPIPQSVSPYPQLQDTPLPAASPANSIGSSGSQPKRLVCSFTSPKPPFDYQKQEQYYSNPEESKPKRSVASEESAPMDLTKPRGSILSISPSPVPLPAHDLPKSQAQQMHDVIFGTSGNESGFMKTLISVSDKVRISAEMEEQAKHEAEGEDVQLQTYIKEHALHQAKIKQSQFSRSYLINTLYTAASPVISSSSTLFTTNSRPVMSVNAVPSIEVHEVKTPEATEPPRSAPVMAAVIPTSLPAQIGQEENEENEIKPDQEKPNVAEPHNANLPAAVQQPDVNDFSGVLGNPPAPPAGSVATSVTTTTAAPVPPSSTANSTQPTQRTVIVGEDGFKSSTPTSKSADLQHVSYGRGVPPAPIAGDARPTCTICAKTFQRQHQLTLHMNIHYMERKFKCEPCSISFRTQGHLQKHERSEAHKNKVMMTSTFGVPTTSNPRPFECTDCKIAFRIHGHLAKHLRSKTHVQKLECLQKLPFGTYAEIERAGISLTEIDTSDCENSLISLKLLAQKLLEKDPSKLSSYTTPSGMMQLAQDATGPVSQDSASEDGFSAAIASAIASLDNDSAGNTPKRASSMSEDETVANGLSNSLKRRLPGSFSSTGEESDNPPESSGEKRARSGQELPVPVAVPVAASAAASNXQYMYMLQPS from the exons AATCTACGGTGAATTCCCGCAAAAGCGCTTTGGAATCGGTGCGAGAAAAACCGAAAG ATGAGCCCACTGCAAATACGTCACAGGATAATAAATTCGATAATAATATGGAAAATGCAACCACCACAACGGCCAAGCATTACAAAACCGCAGGCAAACAGTACAAGACCAATAAAGTGAACAATACGCGACgtgccacagcagcagcggcagcagcagcagcaacaacaaccacatcaGTAACAACAGCAGCTACGCCAACCAAGAAGCGGACATATCGGgaaactgcaacagcaaccacagTCACTCAGAGATCCACCAACAAGGCCAACattgcagcagcggcagcagttgcactggcagcagcaacagaggcaactgcaactgcatcagcaactgcaacagcaacagtagcaACATTAACAGCCTCTaaagcggcagcaacagcagcagcggcagcagcaacagatgTTGCTagtggcaacagcagcacctgCAGCAAACTCAGCGCAAGCTCACGAGATAAGCTAGGCGAGGTGCCGCTGCCGACTGGTGACAGCGCGAACCACATCAtcagcaacaataataataataacaacacaaataataataacaacaaccacCACAGTGATAATAGTATTAGTGAGAATAGTTATGAATTTAAGAGTAGAGATAAAGCAAGTCTAAGTGATAGCAAAATGACGCTACAACACATGGCAGCAGTCAGCAGCAACCAGGAGCCAGTGGCTCCTAACGTGGCCAACACGATGAGCAACTCGAGCATCATCGGCAGCCAGCAGACCACCGTAAATGCCACACCCGCCACCGATGAGGCTCCGTTGGGGGATTGGTCAAATATTTCACGCTATCTGCACAAGAAGTTCAAACGTTTGGCCAGCACCACCGAGGTGGAGAGCGGAAACACGACGAATGGCGGCGGAGCACTGCAAGCTAGCGGCGATGCTGTTCGCACCACATCGCTGTCCTCAAACAGTTCGCtttcaccaccaccaccaacaacgCCGCTGTCCAACGGTCACCACCTGATGACCCAACAGCAAAGCCAccagcaagtgcagcagcagcaacagccgctGCCGCCGTCGGTAGCAACACATGAATTCAGTGCCAATTTTGTAAATAGCAATCATGTCAATGCCATTGGTCATGAGGAGAGCATCATCAGCAACAGTGGCTACAAAGCGGCGGGAAGAACGCGAACGCCTCtcaccaacagcaacagtaacacgaacagcaccagcatcaacagcaaccATGCAGCACATGCCGCACTGTCACCGGCCTCATTTGCGCAGCATCAGCAATTAACGCAGCCAACAACGGCAAGTCCTGGAATTCCAGGCGGAGCAGCGCCAAATCCTGCATGCGAGAAGTCCGGAAGATACGTTTGTTCGTACTGTAACCTGATCTGTGCCAAGCCCTCGGTGTTGGAGAAGCACATACGGGCCCACACGAACGAGCGGCCGTATCCGTGCGACACGTGCGGCATTGCGTTCAAGACGAAGAGTAACTTGTACAAACATTGCCGCTCCAGATCGCATGCAGCCAGAGCTCGGGGCCTGGAAGTGCCAGCAGATGCGGACGATGGCTTGTCCGATCAGGATGCAGAGCTGAGCAACAGTAGTTCAGAGTTG CCGAGTCGCGCTGGTTCGCCTTACGACGAGCCCATTAATTCGCCCACACCCTCACCCTCCACTCTGTCTGCGGCCAAGAGTGCATACATCCAACAGCCTCCGCTGCCCACTTACATGCAGCAATTGCCTCTCGGCTCGCCGGCCGCAGGAACATTGCCACCCACCACAGCGGACAATCACCACTCGGCCACTGCCCAGCATCGCCAGTCGATCGACTACAAGCCATATAAGCCCAAGTTCCACAATGCCTCGTTGTACTCCTGCAGCAGTAAggagttgcagcagcagcagcagttgcagatgcagcagcaacagcagtttGCGCAGCAAAAGCTGTCCATTCAGCTTCCTCTGGTGCAGCAGCCGTCACTGGCGCATCCCACGCTTTCGCCAAGCACGCAAATGAAGATGAAGCACCACATCAACTCGCATCAGATCCAGttgcaaatgcagcagcagcaatcccTGTTGGCCCAGCAATCACTGCTGGCCGCCATGCCACCTGGCGGGGTGTATTACCTGGGTCAACCTCCATACTACAACCAAGATACTGCGGCTGCCATTCACCAGCATGCGTTAGCCATTCAGCAATTCCAAATCCACCtggcacagcagcagcaacagcaacagcagcagccgcaccCGCCGTTGGTCAAGCCGCCACCACCAATGCAACAACCTCCAAGTCTCCCGCCGCAACAG TTGGTGCGTGCCAATAGCCAGATTTCCAGTGTAGCAACAGCACCTGCCACTCCCACGCCCGCCGCCAATCTCAGCAGTTTTGCCAGCTCAAGTGGTGGCAAGCAAGTA AATGTGGCCAAGGTGCAGGAGCACATTTCCAAGTTGATCTCTCAAAATGAAGCCATAGTTGAAAACAAGGAGATATTGCTGCAGAAGAAGTACCCCAAGCAACTTAGTCGTTCCCGCAGTTTTAACAATGCCAACAGCAATAATGCTTCACAACACGGGAGCAATCCGTCGGCATTGCATGCAAACAACAGTCACAACACTAATGCACAGATGCCAGAGCGCGAGACTAAAGCGAATTTGGCACAGGCCATCTTccagaaacagcaacaacagcttcagcagcaacagcagataacccagcagcagcagctcgagCAACAGAACTACTATACGtacatgcaacagcaacaggaatgccaacagccacagcaacagctAGAACCTCCAAATGGGGTGCTTAAAAGGAATTCTATTTAATGACGCCTGTAACAACTTCCTCCCCCGCCCTCCCCGTTGCCCATGCAAACAATGCAATATCGCCAGGACCCTGCCACACCAGTAGCAAAAATTG CAACTACGGCAGTGCCTGTTATGCCTCTTAATTTATCAGCGAAGCCACAACCAACTCTGGTAACTGTTCCTGTGAGTTCATTGTCTACCAACTCCCTGCCACCGCCTGCTACCAATCCGACTAGTAGCTCGAAAACTGCTCCACCACCTGCCCAGGTGAATAACTCGATAATTAAGAACCTACTGCTTAATGCTCGAGGATTAGCCGTGCCGATTGGCGAAGGCGATGATGCTGTTTATTCGTGTCCCATCTGTGCGAGCGAATTCCGCAGCGCGGACGATCTGAAGCTGCACAACAGCACTTACTGTCAGGATGCGAGCTCCAGTGCCCCAATGAGCCCAGCATCTTCGCCCTTCCGCTCCAACTCTATCTCGTTGAGTCTACCGGAGCTAAAGAGCCACATGGCCAACTCAAAAAATCCGTTGTCTCTGGCTAAGTTGGCCTGGTCGCAGTTAAAAACCAAAAGGAGCAGTCTGGTTTTAAGTCGCCTTAGTGCGGCACAGACACCAGCAAGGACATCAACGGTAACAGCTCCCACTGTAACTCCTTCTGCCCCAGCTCCTACTGTAGCCACAGTCAGTGCTCCATCATCAGCACCTGCCCCCCAGATTGAAGCACTGCGCTTTGTGGATGCACCTCTACCATCGCCTGGTCCATTATTGGGAAAAACTCCCTTAGTGGACTATGCTCAGCAAAGTGCACCGCGCAAGGCCCAGGATTCTGTGGTAATCACTAAAATGCACGAGGATCGGCAATTCGTGATTGAAGCTCAGCCCGCCAAACGCATCAAGACTACCGATTTGGCGGCTGCATCCTCCTCTCAGCAACCGACAACTTTCAACTTTTCCTTTAATAACCAGAATAGCAGTAA GGTGCCGGAGTTGCAGTCCTCCAAGGAGGAGCGACTGCGCAGATTCACCTCCTCGGGAGGCAGCATGATTCCTATTTCGGAGTGCCCTGACTTGGACAACAGTCCCAAGATGATCAGAACCCCGTTGCTGTCCGGTGGAAGCTTCCAGGATGTTTCAGTCAAAGTCAACAACGAAACAGGATCCTCCAGTAAGGAGCGCAAGCTGATGGCACTGGTCAGTGGCAGTGGACTTCTCGGCCTTAGTTCAGGTCCGCAGCACTTTCAATTTCCGCCCATTAATTCGATAACTGCCTTCAATCCGCTAACGCTGCCACCGATGAGCGGTGGAGATAAAACCACTCCAGTAACACCAATACCTCATGTGCCTGGAATGCCAGGACCCGGTAGTCTGACACCACAAATGCCGCTACTGCCGCCTCCACCTCAGCAGCTACAGTTACCAGTTCCCTCTAGTCGAGTTCGCAGTCCAAATCGAAAGCAACCCAGCCCTCTGCTGTTGGGAGGAGGATCCGGTGAACTGAAGGCCCTATCGCCATTTGGCGGAGTTCAGAATGTGCCAAGCGAATTCAGTCGACAGCCACCAACTCCAGCCCAGCGACAGGCTCTGCAATGGAACAGCAAGGAGACACCGAAGAAAACACCATTTAACTTTCTCCGCATGGCTGATAATGTGAAGACCTCTGAACCTGAAGTACGGCACTTTAATCTGGAAAATGTTATTGCTGGAAAACCTCAAGAGTTGCCTCTAACACCACTACATGTTGATACTCCTAACGGAAACCCTGCCGAAGAGGCCGGTCCGGTAGCCAGTTCCTCAGCGTCGGCTAAGTCCAAGTTTCTGCGGCCCACTAGTTTGCCACTGAAACCTGGTACCTTCACTCCTAAACGCCATCATGGCATTACACCGACAGCCAATACATTGCCGCTGATCTCGCCGGAGACCCCAAGGCCGTCCAAATCCTGTGTGCAACTGTATCTCAACGGACATGCCTACACATATCTCGGCCTCAAATGCAGCACAAAGATGTTTTACTGTACGGTGAACTGCCCACAGCCTTCGTATGTCGCGGGAATGCACAAACTTTCGATGTATAGCGTGTGGCAGGTGTGCGAGGAGAACCAGCCACATCCACTTGGATTCAAACTAAAGCAAGTTATGGCTCTCTACGACTCCCGTCAAAGGATGTTAGGAAATGACAGCTCCACCGCTATGGCTGGATCGGGAAAACTTAGCTACAATTTAGTCGCTTCGCAGCAAATCGTGTCCTCCCCCTCGACGTCCTCCACCAGCAGTGCCTTCTATCAAGGGCCCCTAAAGGCCCCACCCACTGTCACAATTGCCGCGCTCAGTGAGGCAAACGTGGCGGCCAAGGCGAATGAGGAGGCACAGGCCAAAAAGTTGGAGACAAGTCCGTCTGGGCAGCCCCTGGTGGGTGGCTACGAGTCTCATGAGGATTATACGTATATCCGGGGCCGAGGAAGGGGAAGATATGTGTGCTCCGAGTGCGGAATTCGCTGCAAAAAGCCGTCGATGCTTAAGAAGCATATACGCACTCACACGGATGTGAGGCCATTCACATGCAGCCATTGCAACTTCAG TTTCAAGACCAAGGGAAACCTGACCAAGCACATGCAATCAAAAACTCACTTTAAGAAGTGCATTGAACTGGGTATAAATCCGGGACCAATGCCACCCGACAGCGAGTTCTTGGATGTTGATATGGACTTTGACCAGCAGTCATCCACTTCGGCTGGAGGACGcacatcatcgatggctgGGGAATCTGATTCCGATGACTACAGTGATAACGAATCTGAGAGTAGTG ATACGGATGAGTCCAAGTCCCGACTAAAAGAGCACGAAGCTGCCAGAGGCCTGCTCTCGTTATCAATGACGCCGCCAATTCCGCAGAGCGTATCGCCTTATCCACAGTTGCAGGATACACCCCTACCAGCGGCTAGTCCTGCCAACAGCATTGGCTCTTCCGGCTCGCAGCCTAAGAGATTAGTGTGCTCGTTCACTTCGCCGAAGCCGCCTTTTGACTACCAGAAGCAGGAACAGTATTACTCCAATCCGGAGGAGTCCAAACCGAAACGCAGTGTGGCCAGCGAGGAGAGTGCTCCCATGGATCTCACTAAGCCGCGCGGTTCCATCCTATCAATTTCCCCCTCACCTGTTCCGCTGCCCGCCCATGATCTTCCCAAATCGCAGGCCCAACAGATGCACGATGTTATCTTCGGCACCTCCGGCAACGAAAGCGGTTTCATGAAGACTCTGATCTCGGTTTCGGACAAAGTGCGGATATCTGCCGAAATGGAAGAGCAGGCCAAGCACGAGGCGGAGGGTGAGGATGTTCAACTACAGACCTACATAAAGGAGCATGCACTGCATCAAGCCAAGATAAAGCAGAGTCAGTTCAGCCGCAGCTATCTGATCAACACTCTATACACAGCAGCATCGCCTGTAATCAGCAGTAGTAGCACTCTCTTTACCACCAACAGCAGGCCCGTTATGAGTGTAAATGCGGTTCCTAGCATCGAAGTTCACGAAGTAAAGACACCAGAAGCCACTGAACCACCTCGTAGTGCACCTGTAATGGCTGCAGTTATTCCAACATCACTTCCTGCTCAGATTGGCCAGGAAGAAAACGAGGAGAACGAGATCAAACCGGATCAGGAGAAACCTAATGTCGCGGAACCACACAATGCCAATCTGCCTGCTGCTGTGCAGCAACCGGATGTCAATGATTTTAGTGGAGTACTTGGAAATCCGCCTGCACCACCAGCAGGATCTGTAGCTACTTCAGTaaccacaacaacagctgcaCCTGTCCCCCCGTCATCCACTGCCAACTCAACTCAGCCAACCCAGCGTACTGTGATTGTGGGCGAAGATGGCTTCAAAAGCTCCACTCCCACTAGCAAGAGCGCCGATCTCCAGCATGTATCCTATGGCAGAGGAGTGCCGCCAGCACCCATTGCAGGCGATGCGCGTCCCACCTGTACCATCTGCGCCAAGACGTTCCAGCGGCAGCATCAGCTGACCCTGCACATGAATATTCACTACATGGAGCGAAAGTTCAAGTGTGAGCCATGCAGCATATCCTTCCGCACGCAAGGGCATCTGCAGAAGCACGAGCGATCGGAAGCGCACAAAAACAAGGTTATGATGACGTCGACTTTTGGTGTGCCAACCACCTCGAACCCGCGACCCTTCGAGTGCACCGACTGCAAGATCGCCTTTCGCATCCATGGGCATTTGGCCAAGCATTTGCGCTCTAAGACGCATGTTCAGAAGCTGGAATGCCTGCAGAAGTTGCCCTTTGGAACCTATGCAGAAATTGAACGTGCAGGCATTAGTCTCACTGAAATCGATACAAGCGACTGTGAAAACTCGTTGATATCACTGAAGTTGCTGGCCCAAAAACTGCTAGAGAAGGATCCAAGTAAGCTCAGTAGCTACACCACACCCTCTGGAATGATGCAGCTGGCCCAGGATGCAACAGGTCCTGTCTCGCAGGATAGTGCGTCCGAGGATGGCTTTAGTGCCGCCATTGCCTCGGCTATAGCTTCGCTGGACAACGACAGTGCTGGCAACACACCCAAGAGAGCCAGCTCGATGTCCGAGGATGAAACGGTGGCCAATGGCCTCAGCAATAGTCTGAAGCGTCGTTTACCGGGCAGTTTCAGCAGTACGGGCGAGGAGAGCGATAATCCACCGGAAAGCAGTGGCGAGAAGCGGGCTCGTTCTGGCCAGGAGCTGCCTGTTCCCGTGGCCGTTCCCGTGGCTGCTTCAGCAGCGGCAAGCAACTGACAGTACATGTACATGCTGCAGCCCAGCTGA
- the LOC120457793 gene encoding syntaxin-6 isoform X2, translated as MKDKMSLNRSRDRDITAHQPLLDNDRQSPNHNHSIAIPNSNSNSNEYHQHPHNDRTYLVECPNGNSLINSGSQVANTIAGTMSAAAAAASRHSGTKYSKLENALDSPSHYGQTHHGGMDSPSHRYVGETVSIQQRMIQGQDEQLDMISDSIGTLKTVSRQIGVELDEQAVMLDDFGNEFDTTESKLDTTMKKVAKVLHMNNDKRQWAAILILSGLLLFVLILFIIL; from the exons ATGAAGGATAAGATGAGCCTGAACCGGAGTCGGGACAGAGACATCACCGCACACCAGCCGCTGCTCGACAACGATCGCCAAAGTCCCAATCACAATCATTCCATTGCCATACCCAACTCGAATTCCAACTCCAACGAGTACCATCAGCATCCACACAACGATCGCACTTACCTCGTGGAGTGTCCCAACGGCAACTCGCTGATCAATAGCGGCAGTCAGGTGGCCAATACCATAGCTGGAACCATgtcggcggcagcggcagcagcttCCCGCCACAGTGGCACCAAGTACTCCAAGCTGGAGAACGCCCTGGACAGTCCAAGTCACTACGGGCAGACGCATCACGGCGGCATGGACAGCCCGAGTCATAGGTACGTGGGCGAAACGGTGTCCATACAGCAGCGCATGATCCAGGGTCAGGATGAGCAGCTGGACATGATCAGTGATTCGATTGGAACCCTGAAGACGGTCTCGCGGCAGATTGGCGTAGAGCTCGATGAGCAGGCCGTGATGCTAGATGACTTCGGGAACGAGTTCGACACCACGGAGTCCAAGTTGGACACGACCATGAAGAAAGTTGCCAAAGTCTTGCACATGAATAATG ATAAACGACAGTGGGCCGCCATTCTCATCCTATCCGGACTGTTATTGTTTGTGctaatattgtttattattttgtaa